The genomic interval ATGGCGCCGGCTGCCGTGGTCAGCGCCGTGCGTTTTTGTTCCGGCGTCGCGATGGCGAGTGCCTTGGCACCGATGCGGGCATTGCGCCCGATCTCGGCCATGATGGTTTCGGTCGAAATTGTCGTTTCAGCCAAGCTCATGGCTTTCCTCCTTGGCACCAACCAGCACCAGATTGTCACGATGTACAAGGGCGGCGCGATTGCCGGCGCCGAGCAGTTCAACAACAGCGTCGCTGCGCTTGCCCATGACGAGCCGCGCTTCGTCGCTATCGAGCCCGGCAAGGCCACGGGCAATTTCGCGGCCATCAGGATTGATGACGGCAATGGCGTCGCCGCGTTCGAATTCGCCGGTCACCTTGGTGACGCCGATCGGCAGCAGCGATTTGCCGGTGAGCAGGGCCCGGGCGGCGCCAGCATCGACCTGCAGCGTGCCCGAGACGGCGAGCGTGCCCATGATCCAGCGTTTGCGCGCCTGGGCGCGGCTCTGGGCGGGATGGAACAGCGTATGGCGGCCGCCCTCGGTCAAAGCCTTGAGCGGATGGCTCTCTGTGCCCTTGGCGATGATCATAGCGGTGCCGGCCTGGGTCGCGATCTTGCCGGCCTCGACCTTGGTGGTCATGCCGCCGCGCGACAGGTGGCTGGCAGCGCCACCGGCCATGGCTTCGATGGCAGGCGTGATCGAGCGCACGACAGGCAGGTGCTCGGCATTGGGGTCTTTGGCGGGCGGCGCGGTATAGAGCCCGTCGATATCGCTGAGCAGCACGAGGCAATCGGCTTCGATCATGGTCGCGACGCGGGCCGAGAGGCGATCATTGTCGCCATAGCGGATTTCGGCGGTGGCAACGCTGTCGTTCTCGTTGATGATCGGAATGGCGCCGAGACCGAGAAGGGTGGCGATGGTCGTGCGCGCGTTCAGATAGTAGCGGCGCTCTTCGGTAATGTTCGGCGTGATCAGGATCTGCCCGGTGACGATCTGGTGGCGACCGAGCGCCTCGGCCCAGGCCTGCGACAAGGCAATCTGGCCGGCGCTGGCGGCGGCCTGCGATTGCTCGAGCGTCAGCGCAACGGCTGACAGGCCCAACAGGCTCCGACCCAGCGCGATGGCGCCGGACGACACGATCACCACGTCGCGGCCATCGGCCTTGAGGGCGGCAATGTCGGATGCCAGATCGGCCAGCCAGGCAGCACGGAGCTTACCCGTCTTGTCGACGAGCAAGGCAGAGCCGATCTTGATGGTCAGGCGCTTATAGGGCGCAAGGGCGTTCATGGGGCGACGCCCTCGTGGTTCGAGGCTCGCCAAAGGGATCGCACCTCACCATGAGGGCTACTGAAGTTACGCACGTTCACCAGCACCCTCATGGTGAGGTGCGAGTGAAACGAGCCTCGAACCACGAGGGAGGGGCCTAGCACGGTCATCTCATGGCGCCCAATTGGGTTCCACTTTCCGACGGGCCGCTTCGAGCCTGGCGGCCTTTTCGGCGTCCAGTGTTTCGATCACGCCGTAGAGCACCATGTCCATGCCCTTGCCGGTGACGCCCGAGATTTGCAGGACGTCGGCCTTGCTGATCTTTTTGAGAATCTTGACCTTTTCCTTGAGGTCATCGGGCTCGATGGCATCGATCTTGTTGAGCACAATGATTTCGGGCTTTTCGCCGAGACGCTCGTCATAGGCAGAGAGCTCGTGGCGAATGGTCGTATAGGCGTGCTTGACGTCGTCCTGCGTGCCATCGATGAGATGGATCAGCACGCCGCAACGCTCGATATGGCCCAAGAAACGGTCGCCGATGCCGGCGCCTTCGCTGGCGCCTTCGATCAGGCCCGGAATATCGGCCAAAACGAAATCGCGCTCACCAATGCTGACCACGCCCAGATTGGGGTGAAGCGTGGTGAACGGATAGGCGGCGATCTTTGGCTTGGCAGCCGAAACGGCGGCAAGGAAGGTCGACTTGCCGGCATTGGGCAGGCCAACGAGACCGGCGTCTGCGATCAGCTTGAGGCGCAACCAGATCCACTTTTCAACGCCGGGAATGCCCGGATTGGCGTGGCGCGGCGCCTGATTGGAGCTCGTCTTAAAGTGCGCATTGCCGAAGCCACCATTGCCGCCCGAGAGCAGCACGGTGCGCTGACCGACTTCGGTCATGTCGGCGATCAGCGTTTCGTTGTCGTCTTCAAACACCTGCGTGCCGACGGGGACGCGGAGCACGGTTTCGGGGCCATTGGCGCCGGCGCGATCCTTGCCCATGCCGTGGGTGCCGGTCTTGGCCTTGAAGTGCTGCTGGTAGCGATAGTCGATCAGCGTATTGAGGCCGTCGACGCATTCGATGACGATGTCACCGCCGCGTCCGCCATTGCCGCCATTGGGGCCGCCGAATTCGACGAATTTTTCACGCAGGAACGAAACGGCGCCAGCGCCGCCATCGCCCGAACGAACATAGACCTTGGCCTGGTCGAGGAATTTCATTTGTCTCTGGCCTTCCAGATATCGCGCTCCGCAATTTCCGGGCGCAGAACCGGGTCCCGGTTTTGCTGGAAACGCGCGCGCGTTAATTCAGTGTCGATATGCTCCACCTCGGCGCCGCGCGCAAGGCAGAGCAGGGAAGAGCGTCCGGTTTCGGTAAATCCGAGCCGCATTTGAATGGCGAGCGATGCCGCATTGAAGTGGTAGACGCCCGAATAAACGGTATCTGCGGTGCTGGCTGCAAAAAACCACTCAAGGCTCGCCCTAACCGCCTCGGTCATGATGCCTCGATCCCAAAAGGGACGGCCCAGCCAATAGCCTATAATGGGACCTTGGGGCCCGCGATGGAACCCCACATGGCCCGCAAGACCCTCGCCGGGCAGGTCGATGGTGAAATTGGTTTCCTCCACCGGCAGGTTTGGCACGCGCGTTCGCAGCCACGCCTTGGCATCACTGAGATGATAGGGAAACGGCACCCGCGCCAGATTGCCCGCCACCCCAAAATCATTGAGATAGCGCGCAATCGGTTCGGCATCGCCAAGCTGGGCCTGACGCAGGATCAAGCGCGGCGTCTGTACGATCGGGTTCATCGTCTTGCTCGCATGTGCCAGCTTTCGCGGGTGAGGCGGGACACGACATGATCCACATTGTGCTGCAGGCACTGTGAGAACCGCATTTCCCGTCCCGTCGTTACGAAACCAAGCTTCTTCTGTACCGCAAGGGATGCGGCATTGTTGTGGTGAGCGCTGGAGGTGACGACTTCTGCGTCGCAATCGGCAAAATGCCAATCGAGCAGGGCGGTGGCAGCTTCAGTGACGTAGCCACGGTTCCAGTGTGGTCGAGCGACCCAGAAACCCAGCTCGTTGAGCAGCGAGACGCAGCCTATGACGCCCTTGCCCGGCAGGTCGATGACGAGCAGCGACTGTTCCGGCGTCGGTGGGCGGGCCTGGCGCAACCAGTCGCGCGCCATGGCCAAGGTGTAGGGATACGGCACGGGCGTGAGGAAACGGGCGACGTCATAGTCGCCCACGCCCAAGGCATAAAAGGGCGCGTCATCAAGGCTTGGCTCCCGCAGGATCAGCCGCTCTGTGGTGATGGGCGTCATCTTGAAAAATCCTGCCACATCAACATCATCGTCTGACCGGCGAGGTTGCCTTCGGTCTCGATGTGTTCGCCTTTTTCGACGAATCCGACTTTGCGCAGGACGTTGCGCGACCCCGCATTGCGGAGCAGCGCGCGCGAGCGCAGGGCCGGAAAACCGGCCGCTTTGGCACTGGCGACGACGGCCGTGGCCGCCTCGGTGGCATAGCCCTGACCCCAATGGGGTTCGCCAAACCAGTAGCCCAGTTCGGGCGTCTGAGGATCGGTCAAGGTCAGGCCGACAATGCCGATGAAGGTGTCGCCATCGGCCAGCACGGCAAAGCAATGCTCGCTATCGCTGGGCACAATGGTGTCGACGAAAAAGCGCGCGTCATCCTCGGTATAGGGGAAGGGCAGGCGCGACATCATCTCGTTGAGACGTCGGTTATTGGCGAGCGTGGCAATGGCTTGGACATGGGCCGCCGCTGGTTTTGTCAAAACCAGACGTTCCGTCTGAAGGGAGACTGGGAGGCGGTCCTTGATGCTGTCCATTTTGCTGCTCTGCTTCACAATGCGAAAAGGGGGACCGGTAAACCGGTCCCCCTAGGAATTTGTGCATTGTGCGAACACATGCCGGGGAACTGGTCACCGGCTGGGTTCACGAAACCTGCCGGGTTATTCGGCGGCCTCTGCCGGGTTGACAGATACGAACACTTGCGAGTTTGCGCGGGTGCGGAACGACACGTGGCCATCTACGAGTGCGTAGATGGTGTGGTCCTTGCCCAGGCCAACGCCCGTGCCGGGGTGCCATTTGGTACCGCGCTGACGGATCAGGATGTTGCCGGCGATGACGGCTTCGCCGCCAAACTTCTTGACGCCGAGACGACGGCCAGCGGTATCACGACCGTTGCGGGATGAGCCGCCTGCTTTTTTGTGTGCCATGGTGCTCTAGCTCCTTACTTCGTCTTGTCTTCGGCCTGAGCGGCCGCAGCTTCCTGGTCGACCTTGGCGCGCGGAGGCTTGCCGGCAACCAGATCCTTGGCCTGCTGGACCCACTCGTCACGCTCGATGCGGCCGTGGAATTCCAGCTCTTCGTCGAACTTGGCGACGTCGGCCTTCTTCCAGGCAGCGATCTGGGTGAGGCTGGTGACGCCTGCGGCGATCAGCTTCTTTTCCAGAGCTGGGCCAACGCCACCGATCAGCTTGATGTCGTCGGTGAAATCGGCAGCTGGCTTTGCAGCCTTCTTTGCTGCTGGTGCCTTGGCTTCAGCAGCTGGTGCGTCGGCCTTTGCAGATGCCTTCTTGGCAGGAGCGGCTTCGGTCACGGATTCGGTGGTCTGCGCAATGCCGACTGCCTTGATGGTTGGCTTGGCGCCGCCCGTCAGGATTTCGGTGATGCGCACGGTCGACAGCAACTGGCGGTGGCCGTTGCGGCGACGATAATTGTGGCGACGGTTCTTCTTGAAGATGATGACCGTCTTCTGCTTGCGGGTTTCAAGCAGTTCGGCAGCGACGAGCGCGCCTTCAACGATCGGAGCGCCGACTTCGTCGCCAACCATCAGCACCTGGTCGAAGGTGACGATCGTGCCGGCTTCGGCATCGAGCTTTTCAATCTTGAGAACGTCGTTGGCGGCAACCTTGTACTGCTTGCCACCGGTTTTGATCACGGCAAAAGTCATAGCTTAACCTGAACGCGTCAAACGCCAGGTCCCATTGTGTCGCGCTCTGTGGCGCCGCAGGCTGAAAGCCCAAATCCTGCGGTCTTCGACATGCTGCCAGTGTTGAAACTGGCGGGCAGCCTCGAACAGCGTTTCCAAACAAAGGAAAACGCGCCAGACCAGCCAGCGCGCATTTCCGGTGGCGCTTATCGAGGCAAATGCCCCAAGAGTCAAGCGCTCTGGGCCGTTTTAGCCGCCCGTTGGATACCAGTCGCGCAGGCGAACCTCAACACCGTCATCGACATTGCTTTCGACCGAGGAGAGGTCACTTTCCCCGTAATGGTAGGGATAGACGATCCTGGGCTTGAAAGTGTTGATCGCTTCGACGGCTTGCTCGGGCGTCATGGTATAGGGCAGGTTCATCGGCAGGAACGCCACTTCGATGCCGGTCAGTGCCAGCATTTCGGGCGTCGGTTCGGTGTCGCCCGCGACGTAGACGACCTTGTCGCCCAGCGTGATCAGGTAGCCATTGCCAACGCCAACCGGGTGATACTGCATCCGGTCGGGCGTGGTGTTGTGCGCGGGAATGGCGGCGATGGAAATGCCGTTGAGCTCGCCGCTTTCGCCATTGGCAATGGCTTTAGCGTTGGTTTTGAGCGTCTCGGGCAGCTTGTCGAACACTTCCTTGCTGGTGAGGATCGGCGCATCACCGGCAATGGCTTCAAGCGTCGGGACATCGAAATGATCGCCATGGCCGTGGGTGATCAGGATGGCGGTGGGCGCGGGCAGGCCCGCATATTGTGCCGCGCCGCCAACGGGGTCGACATAGATGACCTGGTCGCCAAAGCCGAGCAGGAGGCTCGCGTGGTGCACCGGGTGAATGGTGATGTCGCCCGCGGCGGTGGTTACGGTATCGCCGGTCAATGCTGTCTCCTGGGCCCAGGTCTGCGTGAACAATCCGGCGCCCAATGACACCAGTGGCAAGGCTGCCAGTCCGACAACCATACTGCGTCGCTTTACCATCGTTTTCTCCCATTGTGATTGATCTGCGTTCGGAGAACGCAAGACGACGGCGGTGGGTTCGGCTTTCCCACGCAAATGTGAGCGTCAGCCCGGCCGCCCAGCACTAAGGCGTTGCCGCAAGGCGGTGGCAGTATTGGTCTCTGTGCCGAGGACGGTGGCCTTGTGATCGGAGGTCCAGGTGGCAAGCGACCAAGACGGCGCATCCGGCGCTATGGTGATGACCGGGAGATAGGCTTGCGCTGCGACCGGGTGGTTTCCAACCAGAACGGTGATGGTATCCCGCCGATATTCATCGCCCTCGAACGCATCGAGCACCGCGAGATCGAGATCGCTCAACTGGTTGATGAGCAGCCCATGCGCATTGCCATCTGGCGCCGGAACCAAAGCTGGATAGACGTGGTGAGGATAGGGCACGGCGCGGTATTGCGGGGCGGTGGCGGGTTGCAGGGCCTTGGTGTCGATCGGCCTGCCGAGCACGGCGCTCAGCACGTCGGCATCCTGCAGCGTTCCATAGGCAAACAGCACAGCGAGCACCCAAAGGTCGATGAAACCCCAAAAGGGGTGTTGCGGCCTGCCTATTGCTATGTCATAAGCCCGCCCGTGTCGACCACACGCGCCCTAGCGGCGGTTATCGACCTCGCGGAGAGGTGGCAGAGTGGTCGAATGCACCGCACTCGAAATGCGGCATGGGGGCAACTCCATCGGGGGTTCGAATCCCTCCCTCTCCGCCAGTTTTCCCTTAGCCGAAATCGTTGCGATACGGTCCGAACGAAAGTCGGACTGAAAACCGCTGGCATCGCTGATTGAGGCGATCTATCAGGGCTTGTCGCAGGGTTTGCGACGGCTTGGGCGGGGGCGGGTTTCCTGTCATTCGGGAATACGTCATTGAGCGTCGCAGCAAATCCGTCCGCGGGACATGTCGCCGGGAAAACCACACTCTCTGTCATCGTCGCGGTGAGCATATGCCACTGCATCAATGACGTGATGCAGTCGCTGTTGTCGGCAATCTACCCCATTCTCAAAGAGAGCTACGATCTCGACTATGTCCAGATCGGGCTGCTGACGCTGACGTTTCAATGCGTTGCGTCGCTGTTGCAGCCGGCGATCGGCATTTACACCGACAAGCGCCCGCTGCCCTATTCCCTGCCGGTCGGCATGGTTTCAAGCCTGATCGGTCTGATTATCCTGGGCTTTGCGCAGACCTATTGGCTGTTGTTGGTCGGCTCGGCTTTTGTGGGGCTGGGGTCGGCAATATTTCATCCTGAATCCAGTCGCGTTGCGCGCCTCGCATCGGGTGGGCGGCACGGGCTGGCGCAGTCGCTGTTTCAGGTTGGTGGCAATGCCGGGTCGGCAATCGGCCCGCTGCTGGCAGCCTTCGTGGTCTTGCCGCGCGGTCAGTGGAGCATCAGTCTTTTTGCCATCGGATCGCTGGTCGGCATCTTTATTCTGTGGCGTGTCGGCCGCTGGTATGCCGAGCACCGTCGCGCCAATGCGGGGAAGGCGCCCGCGAGCACGGCACTGATCTTTGACAAGCGCACGACGTTCTTTGCGCTCGCCGTGCTGACCATTCTGACGCTGACCAAGAACGCCTATATGGCGAGCCTTTCGAGCTACTATACCTTCTTCCTGATCGATAAATTCCAGGTCGATGTGCAGGACGCGCAGCTGCTGCTGTTCGTTTATCTCGGGGCGTCGGCACTGGGTGTGTTCATGGGCGGGCCAATCGGGGATCGGTTCGGCGCCAAGTTCGTGATCTGGTTCTCCATTCTCGGCGTGCTGCCGTTTACGCTGGCTTTGCCTTATGCGGACTTCCAGTGGACCGTGATCCTGACGGTGATCATCGGGCTGATCTTCTCGTCCGCGTTTTCGGCCATTGTCGTGTTCGCGCAGGAGCTGATGCCCGGACGGGTGGGCATGATTGCCGGTATTTTTTTCGGCTTCGCTTTCGGTGCTGGCGGCATTGCTGCGGCAGCGCTGGGCGCACTCGCGGACGTTACCAGCATTCAGCACGTGTTCTGGATCACCTCGTTCCTGCCACTCGCCGGCTTGCTGACCATCTTCCTGCCGAAGATGGACAAGGTGCGCTAGGATGATGGGGCCATTCGCGCCAGACAGAGCTGGCGTCCAGCCTGTTTGAACAGCATCTGACCTTTAGACAAACAAAAAGGCCAGCACGCCCGAGGGGTGTGCTGGCCTGAAGTTTTGGGTGCGTCGGTCTTACTTGTTTGGCGTCGCGAAGTCGGCGATGCCGCCGTGGGCGGAGGACCACTTGGCGGGTTCGTTGAGGAAGGCCTCGACTTCGTTGAGGACGCCAGCGTCGAAGTGGCCCATTTCCTTGGCGGCTTCGAGAATGTCCCACCAGGTTGCCAGATAGTGCAGCTCGACGCCGAGGTCGGCCATCAGGGTGCGGCTATTGGGGAAGATGTCGTAGAAGAACAGCACGAAGCAGTGGTCGACGCGGGCACCGGCATCGCGCAGGGCTTCGCAGAAGTTGACCTTGCTGCGGCCGTCGGTTGCGAGGTCTTCGACCAGCAGGGTGCGCGCATTGGCGACGACTTCGCCCTCGATCTGGGCGTTGCGGCCGAAACCCTTTGGCTTCTTGCGGACATACTGCATTGGCAGCGACAGCTTGTCGGCTATCCAGGCCGCAAAGGGGATGCCAGCGGTTTCGCCGCCGGTGATGACGTCGATCGATTCATAACCGATTTCGGTGACGATCTTGTGCGCGGCGAAATCCATCAGGGCCGAACGCAGGCGCGGATAAGAGATCAGCTTGCGGCAATCGACATAGACCGGGCTGGCCCAGCCGGAAGTGAAAACGAACGGCTGTGCGGCATTGAACTGGATCGCATCGATTTCGAGCATCATGCGAGCGGTCTGTCTCGCGATGTCTTTGTGGTCTTGCGACAGGCGCAGTGGGCTCATGTCCGTTTCCTTACTCGGGTCAAAATAAGGTCGCGCCAAAAAGCCCCACAGGATGTAATCCTAGGCTCTGTACAGCTGATTTTGAGTGCAACCGGCTCGCTATAGCCTCGGCTGACCATACGCGTCAATCGCGGTCCAAGTTTTTGGACAAGATTACTCAAGCTGGTGTTGTGTTCTCCACACTACAGCAGTTTTGGTCTTCCCGGATGGCCTGCGCCGTCAGTCGTCCCGGCGCTGCGCAAGGATGGTGCGGAAGCGGTCGGCGGCGGCGCTGCCCTTCTTGGCGATCTGCCACTGACGGGCCAGGATTTCCTCGAACGAGCGGACCGCCTCGGGAGCCGAGGTCGCGAGCGCGATGCCGGACGAGATATTGGCCTGATCGCCGAGACGATAGGGGCTGAGGGTGACGGCGGGTGCGTCGGGCTTTTCAAAAATCTGGAAGGTCTGGGCGGGCGGCATGCCGTCGACAACGCCGATCTGGAGGCCAATGGGCTGACGCTCCATCAGGTCGATCAGGCGCTCGATTTCGCGGCTGGCGGCGGCGCGGCGTTCTTTCTTGACCTTGTCGGGCAGATCGAATTTTCCGACCAGACCGAAGTGCAGCATGCGCTCGACATCCTGCGTGCCGACGACGCTGACAATCGGCACGCGGCGCTTGGCGGCAGAGGCGCGGCGCTGATTGAGGATGTCGAGGACGGTGTCGATATAGGTAATTTCGCCAGGCGTATCGGGATGGTCCTCGGGGATTGCCTCGATCAGCATCAGCCGCAGGTAGCCCATATAGTCGTCTGACAGCAGGAGCGACGACACCGGGGCAAAGTTGCCCAGCACGTGCGTGGCTTTTTCCTCGAGCTGGCGCATGCGCTCGAAGAACGAGATGGCATTGTTGTAGTATTCCACTCCCACCCCGAGCAGGGATGGGAGCGACACTTCGAGCAATTCGGAGAGGGCGTCGAGGGTCTGGATCTTGACGATTTCGCCCTTTTCCAGCCGATAGACAGCGGCGCGGGAAATACCGATTTCGGCGGCAATTTCCTCGGCCGTCAGGTTTTTGCCGAGGCGATAGGCCCGCAGGCGCAACCCGATCTCTTCAAACTGAATGGCCATCGTTCCCGCTTCGTCTAAGTTTTGATACCTCAGATGTAGCGCAGGCTGGCAGCCGTTGGTAGTGCTTGTGCCGTCGACTAACTTCTATTGCTGGACAGGCGCGGCCGTCAGGTCAACCAGGGCAAGCTGGTTGAGGAAGGCGAGCTGATCTGCATCGGAGCCGGCAAGGGCGCTCTGGCCGGAGGCGACCAGTTGGCGCAGGACGGTGATCGAAGCCTGAGCGAGGTCCACCGGCAGCGGCATGCCGTCGTAAAATGAGACAAACCGCGCGGCCGCTGCGTTCAGCAGCACGTAGAGCGCACTGTGTTGGTCGTCCGTGCGCTGCAGTTCTGAACACTTGCGCTGGAACTCTATGTAGGTCCCAATTCCGCCGCTCTGCTCGAGCAACCAGCTTTCAAGATTTTCCATCTTCGTCTCCCATCCGCCTGTGCGGCAGACTAAGTGCTGTAAAAGAGATTTGTATCAAAACGGAGACTGAAGGAAAAGAGGGGCGAGGCTGCGGTTTGGCGAAAAATTTGACATTGCGCCACGCCTGACGGCCTCAATGCCGAAATTACTATTGATTATCAGTGTGTAAGATCAGGCGCAGGCTGGAGTTTGGCATCGGGTCCCCTGTCGCCGCAGAACTGTCCGCATCGCCGCCCGCTTGACAATTCCCTGAAATCCCGCTCAATCTCAAAATTGAGACAACGCGGTGGTTTGTGCCGTTTACGGAACCTTCTGGCCAAATTGAAGCTGCCCGACAGGGGTGGCGACTGTTGAGCCGGGGAGCGATTCACAAGGGTTTTCAATGCAGTCCATGCTTGCGCCATCGGTTCATGACAGCTCTGCGCCGCAGGGTGATGTCGATGATGTGGTCGCGACTGTGGTGTCGCATCAGCGGGTCAATGCCGAATACAATCTGCTGGTGCTGGCCGCGCAGGCGCCGGCCTGCAATGCGGTGGCCGGGCAGTTCTTCAATCTCGAATGTCCTTCTGACGGGGATGATCAGCCGTTCTTCCGTCGGCCGATGAGCACCTACAAGGCCGATCCGGTTCGCGGCGAGGTCGAGTTTTTGTACAAGGTCACCGGCGCGGGGACGCGCGGCCTGGCAACCCTCAACGCAGGCGACGAGATGCGGATCCTTGGTCCGCTTGGTCATGGCTTCACGCTCGATCCGGCATGGAAAAATATCGTTATTCTGGGGCGCGGCGTTGGCTTGGCGACCCTGGCCCCGCTGGCCGAACTGGCGGCAGCAAATGGCGTTGGCGTGACCGCGATCATCAGCGCCCGTGGGCCTGAGCAGGTGATGTCGGTCGAACGGTTTTCGGCGCTCGGTGCGCGCATCGAGACGGTGCTCGACAGCGATGGCAGTAGCGCGCCAGATAATGTCGAGGCGGTGCTGCGCGCGCTGCACGGGCAGGGCTATGCCGATGCGCTGTTCACCTGTGGCTCGAACCGGCTGATGCTGCTGATGCAGCGCCTTGGGGCTGAACTGAACATTCCGGGGCAGGTGGCCATGGAGCAACATATGGCCTGCGGGCTGGGCATGTGCTTCTGCTGCGTGCGCAATTTCAAGGTTGGCGACAAGGTCGACAGTCGACGCGTCTGTTGGGATGGTCCGGTATTCGATCTGCAGGAGGCGCTCTCTTGGTAGTCGATCTCAGCGTCAATGTTGGCGGGCTGAAGCTGGCCAATCCGGTGATGCCGGCGTCAGGCACGTTTGCCGAAGGGCTGGCGGGCGTGATCGCCTTCGACAGTCTTGGCGCGATGGTAACCAAGACCATTACGGCTGAGCTGCGTGGGGGCAATCCAACGCCACGCGTGGCCGAAGTGCGCAATGGCATGCTCAATTCGATCGGTATTCCGTCCAAGGGCATCACCTATTTTCTCGAGCAAACGCTGCCGTTCTATCGGCAGTTCAACAGTCCGCTGGTGGTCAGCATTTCGGCGCCCACCATGGATGCGTTTGCCGAGGCGGCTGCGCTGCTCGATGTCGATGGCATCGCGGCCATCGAAGCCAATATTTCGTGCCCCAATATCGAAGAAGACGGCAAGGCGTTCGCCATGAACGCGGTTTCGACCAGCCAAGTGGTGACCCGCCTGCGGGCCGCGACCTCCAAGCCGATCTGGGCCAAGCTGACACCCAACACCGGCGATATTTCGAGCGTGGCGCGCGCGGC from Devosia sp. 2618 carries:
- the proB gene encoding glutamate 5-kinase, translated to MNALAPYKRLTIKIGSALLVDKTGKLRAAWLADLASDIAALKADGRDVVIVSSGAIALGRSLLGLSAVALTLEQSQAAASAGQIALSQAWAEALGRHQIVTGQILITPNITEERRYYLNARTTIATLLGLGAIPIINENDSVATAEIRYGDNDRLSARVATMIEADCLVLLSDIDGLYTAPPAKDPNAEHLPVVRSITPAIEAMAGGAASHLSRGGMTTKVEAGKIATQAGTAMIIAKGTESHPLKALTEGGRHTLFHPAQSRAQARKRWIMGTLAVSGTLQVDAGAARALLTGKSLLPIGVTKVTGEFERGDAIAVINPDGREIARGLAGLDSDEARLVMGKRSDAVVELLGAGNRAALVHRDNLVLVGAKEESHELG
- the obgE gene encoding GTPase ObgE, with protein sequence MKFLDQAKVYVRSGDGGAGAVSFLREKFVEFGGPNGGNGGRGGDIVIECVDGLNTLIDYRYQQHFKAKTGTHGMGKDRAGANGPETVLRVPVGTQVFEDDNETLIADMTEVGQRTVLLSGGNGGFGNAHFKTSSNQAPRHANPGIPGVEKWIWLRLKLIADAGLVGLPNAGKSTFLAAVSAAKPKIAAYPFTTLHPNLGVVSIGERDFVLADIPGLIEGASEGAGIGDRFLGHIERCGVLIHLIDGTQDDVKHAYTTIRHELSAYDERLGEKPEIIVLNKIDAIEPDDLKEKVKILKKISKADVLQISGVTGKGMDMVLYGVIETLDAEKAARLEAARRKVEPNWAP
- a CDS encoding GNAT family N-acetyltransferase, producing the protein MNPIVQTPRLILRQAQLGDAEPIARYLNDFGVAGNLARVPFPYHLSDAKAWLRTRVPNLPVEETNFTIDLPGEGLAGHVGFHRGPQGPIIGYWLGRPFWDRGIMTEAVRASLEWFFAASTADTVYSGVYHFNAASLAIQMRLGFTETGRSSLLCLARGAEVEHIDTELTRARFQQNRDPVLRPEIAERDIWKARDK
- a CDS encoding GNAT family N-acetyltransferase, which gives rise to MTPITTERLILREPSLDDAPFYALGVGDYDVARFLTPVPYPYTLAMARDWLRQARPPTPEQSLLVIDLPGKGVIGCVSLLNELGFWVARPHWNRGYVTEAATALLDWHFADCDAEVVTSSAHHNNAASLAVQKKLGFVTTGREMRFSQCLQHNVDHVVSRLTRESWHMRARR
- a CDS encoding GNAT family N-acetyltransferase, with protein sequence MDSIKDRLPVSLQTERLVLTKPAAAHVQAIATLANNRRLNEMMSRLPFPYTEDDARFFVDTIVPSDSEHCFAVLADGDTFIGIVGLTLTDPQTPELGYWFGEPHWGQGYATEAATAVVASAKAAGFPALRSRALLRNAGSRNVLRKVGFVEKGEHIETEGNLAGQTMMLMWQDFSR
- the rpmA gene encoding 50S ribosomal protein L27, with the protein product MAHKKAGGSSRNGRDTAGRRLGVKKFGGEAVIAGNILIRQRGTKWHPGTGVGLGKDHTIYALVDGHVSFRTRANSQVFVSVNPAEAAE
- a CDS encoding 50S ribosomal protein L21; protein product: MTFAVIKTGGKQYKVAANDVLKIEKLDAEAGTIVTFDQVLMVGDEVGAPIVEGALVAAELLETRKQKTVIIFKKNRRHNYRRRNGHRQLLSTVRITEILTGGAKPTIKAVGIAQTTESVTEAAPAKKASAKADAPAAEAKAPAAKKAAKPAADFTDDIKLIGGVGPALEKKLIAAGVTSLTQIAAWKKADVAKFDEELEFHGRIERDEWVQQAKDLVAGKPPRAKVDQEAAAAQAEDKTK
- a CDS encoding MBL fold metallo-hydrolase; its protein translation is MVKRRSMVVGLAALPLVSLGAGLFTQTWAQETALTGDTVTTAAGDITIHPVHHASLLLGFGDQVIYVDPVGGAAQYAGLPAPTAILITHGHGDHFDVPTLEAIAGDAPILTSKEVFDKLPETLKTNAKAIANGESGELNGISIAAIPAHNTTPDRMQYHPVGVGNGYLITLGDKVVYVAGDTEPTPEMLALTGIEVAFLPMNLPYTMTPEQAVEAINTFKPRIVYPYHYGESDLSSVESNVDDGVEVRLRDWYPTGG
- a CDS encoding gamma-glutamylcyclotransferase family protein translates to MLAVLFAYGTLQDADVLSAVLGRPIDTKALQPATAPQYRAVPYPHHVYPALVPAPDGNAHGLLINQLSDLDLAVLDAFEGDEYRRDTITVLVGNHPVAAQAYLPVITIAPDAPSWSLATWTSDHKATVLGTETNTATALRQRLSAGRPG
- a CDS encoding MFS transporter, which codes for MSVAANPSAGHVAGKTTLSVIVAVSICHCINDVMQSLLSAIYPILKESYDLDYVQIGLLTLTFQCVASLLQPAIGIYTDKRPLPYSLPVGMVSSLIGLIILGFAQTYWLLLVGSAFVGLGSAIFHPESSRVARLASGGRHGLAQSLFQVGGNAGSAIGPLLAAFVVLPRGQWSISLFAIGSLVGIFILWRVGRWYAEHRRANAGKAPASTALIFDKRTTFFALAVLTILTLTKNAYMASLSSYYTFFLIDKFQVDVQDAQLLLFVYLGASALGVFMGGPIGDRFGAKFVIWFSILGVLPFTLALPYADFQWTVILTVIIGLIFSSAFSAIVVFAQELMPGRVGMIAGIFFGFAFGAGGIAAAALGALADVTSIQHVFWITSFLPLAGLLTIFLPKMDKVR
- a CDS encoding orotate phosphoribosyltransferase gives rise to the protein MSPLRLSQDHKDIARQTARMMLEIDAIQFNAAQPFVFTSGWASPVYVDCRKLISYPRLRSALMDFAAHKIVTEIGYESIDVITGGETAGIPFAAWIADKLSLPMQYVRKKPKGFGRNAQIEGEVVANARTLLVEDLATDGRSKVNFCEALRDAGARVDHCFVLFFYDIFPNSRTLMADLGVELHYLATWWDILEAAKEMGHFDAGVLNEVEAFLNEPAKWSSAHGGIADFATPNK
- a CDS encoding helix-turn-helix transcriptional regulator; the encoded protein is MAIQFEEIGLRLRAYRLGKNLTAEEIAAEIGISRAAVYRLEKGEIVKIQTLDALSELLEVSLPSLLGVGVEYYNNAISFFERMRQLEEKATHVLGNFAPVSSLLLSDDYMGYLRLMLIEAIPEDHPDTPGEITYIDTVLDILNQRRASAAKRRVPIVSVVGTQDVERMLHFGLVGKFDLPDKVKKERRAAASREIERLIDLMERQPIGLQIGVVDGMPPAQTFQIFEKPDAPAVTLSPYRLGDQANISSGIALATSAPEAVRSFEEILARQWQIAKKGSAAADRFRTILAQRRDD